Proteins from a genomic interval of Coregonus clupeaformis isolate EN_2021a chromosome 4, ASM2061545v1, whole genome shotgun sequence:
- the gcgb gene encoding glucagon b, translating to MKGTHSFAGLVLLIIVQSSLQIPQEDTEDNSSLLTEDSMFSEPRELSNMKRHSEGTFSNDYSKYLESRRAQDFVQWLMNSKRSGGPIKRHAEGTYTSDVSSYLQDQAAKDFVSWLKNGRGRRE from the exons ATGAAAGGCACCCACTCTTTCGCTGGACTTGTGCTCTTGATCATTGTTCAGAGCAGCTTGCAGATCCCGCAGGAGGACACAGAGGACAACTCTAG CCTATTGACAGAGGACTCTATGTTCAGTGAGCCAAGGGAGCTTTCAAACATGAAGAGACATTCAGAGGGAACATTCTCTAACGACTACAGTAAATATCTCGAGTCGAGACGAGCGCAAGACTTTGTCCAGTGGCTAATGAACTCCAAGAGAAGTGG TGGTCCCATCAAACGACATGCAGAGGGTACCTACACCAGTGACGTGAGCTCCTACCTGCAGGACCAGGCAGCCAAGGACTTTGTGTCCTGGCTGAAGAATGGCCGAGGCAGACGAGAATAG